A window of the Plasmodium falciparum 3D7 genome assembly, chromosome: 3 genome harbors these coding sequences:
- a CDS encoding elongation factor 1-delta, putative has protein sequence MANTYDELYVPLSYYILQNEGGNTSKIDQANTKKPKKKEVINKSSLIIDIKPYGENTDLDEVLKLVKNITMEGLTWGKAHKKTPFAFGLFKLQVSCVIVDDLVNTDELIETIENLGLDNEQLQKKKQMDDDEENYDEDDEIGGLVQSAEIISFNKL, from the exons atggcAAATACGTATGATGAATTATATGTACCTTTAAGTTATTATATTCTACAAAATGAGGGAGGAAATACCAGTAAAATAGATCAAGCTAATACTAAGAAACCCAAAAAGAAGGAAGTTattaataa GTCATCCCTAATTATTGATATAAAACCCTATGGTGAAAATACAGATCTTGATGAGGTGTTAAAacttgtaaaaaatataacaatggAAGGATTAACTTGGGGAAAAGCTCATAAGAAAACACCCTTCGCCTTTGGACTTTTCAAATTACAA GTATCTTGTGTTATAGTAGACGATTTAGTTAATACAGATGAACTTATAGAAACGATTGAAAACCTTGGATTGGATAATGAACAgttacaaaagaaaaaacaaatggatgatgatgaagaaaattacgatgaagatgatgaaatTGGAGGATTAGTTCAATCTGCTGAAATcatatcttttaataaattgtaa